The Hordeum vulgare subsp. vulgare chromosome 7H, MorexV3_pseudomolecules_assembly, whole genome shotgun sequence DNA window cgaggtgacgatgcgcgtcgggatggctccaaggtcgatgtgatcgccgtcggcacgctgcctctacatctaccgtcgggattagttataaaccttaataattgttatttagtaccagatttgagcatgaatattgtatcagggtcttgcttaatgcgagacgactactcatttaagtcagagaataatggttgttctatttatatgagtgatatgttttatggtcatgctccgctggtgaatggtttattcttgatgaatctcgatcgtgatgttacacatattcatagtgtgagtaccaaaaaatgtaaagttgataatgatagtcccacatacttgtggcactgtcgccttggtcatatcggtgttaagcgcatgaagaagctccatactgatggactattagagtctcttgactttgaatcatttgacacatgcgaaccgtgcctcatgggcaagatgactaagactccattctcaggaataatggagagagcggccgacttattggaaataatacatactgatgtgtgtggtccaatgaacgttgaagctcgcagtggctacgttatgttctcactctcaccgatgatttgagtaggtatgggtatatctacttgatgaagaacaaatctgagacgtttgaaaagttcaaggaatttcagagtgaggttgagaatcaacgtgacagaaaaattaagtgtctacgatctgatcgtggaggagaatgtttgagtcacgagtttggcacacacctaaggaagtgtggaattgtttcacaactaacgccgcctggcgcaCCGCAAcacaatggagtgtctgaacgtcgtaatcacactttattagatatggtacgatctatgatgtctcttaccgacttaccgctatcattttggggatacgcattagaaactgcagcattcacttcaaatagggcaccgtctaaatccgttgagacgacaccgtatgaactatggtttgtcaAGAAACCTGAGctttcgtttctaaaagtttggggctgcgatgcttatgtgaagaaacttcaaccagaaaagatcgaacccaaagcagagaaatgtgtattcataggataccctaaggaaactattgggtataccttctatcttagatccgaatgtaaaacctttgttggcaagaacagatcctttctagagaaagagtttctctcgaaagaagtaagtgggaggaaagtagaacttgatgatgtaattacaccccctcttgaaccggagagtagcgcaccgcgggaaattgttcctgtgacgcctacgccaactgaagaggaagttaatgttgatgatcatgaagcttcagatcaagttgctactgaaccgcgaaggtccacaagggtacgctccgcaccggaGTGGTtcagcaaccctgtgatggaaatcatgttgttaaacaacggtgaaccttcgaactatgaagaagcaatggcgggcccggattccaacaaatggcttgaggctatgaaatccgagataggatccatgtatcagaacaaagtatgggatttgatggacttgcccgatgatcggcgagccatagaaaataaatggatcttcaagaagaagactgacgcaaacggtaatgtgaccgtttacaaagctcgacttgtcgcaaagggttttcgaaaaattcaaggagttgactacgacaagactttctctcccgtagcgaagctgaagtcagtccaaatcatgttagcaattgccgcttttcatgattatgaaatttggcaaatggacgtcaaaacaacatcttaaggaagagttgtatatgatgccaccagaaggttttgtcgatcctaagagtgctaacaaggtatgcaagctccagcgctccatctatgggctggtgcaagcatctcggagttggaacattcgctttaatgaggtgattaaagcgtttgggttcatacaggtttatggagaagcctgtctgtacaagaaagtgagtgggagctctgtagctttcctcatactatatgtggatgacatattgatggggaataatatagagttgttggagagcataaaggcctatttgaacaagagttttgcaatgaaggaccttggagaagttgcatacatataggcatagatcgagatgcctgataggtctttcacaaagtacataccttgacaagatattgaagaagttcaatatggaaaactcaaagaaggggttctttccagttttgcaaggtatgagattgagtaagacttagttacCGACCAcgtcagcagatagagagaagatgagtactgtcccctacgcttcagccgtaggctctctaatgtatgtcatgctgtgtaccagacctgatataaaccttgccataagtttggtagggaggtaacaAAGTGATCCCgtgtggaacactggacaacggtcaagaatatccttaagtacctgaagaggactaaggagatgtttctcgtttatggaggtgacgaagagctcgtcgtaaagggttacgtcgatgctagcttcgacacaaatccggatgactctaagtcacagaccggatacgtgtatgttttgaatgacggggcagtgagctggtgcagcagcaagcagaaagtcatggcagcatctacatgtgaagcggagtacatagctgcttcagaagcggctcatgaaggaatttggatgaaggagctcatcaccgaccttggagtggtcccaagcgcgtcgggtccgataacactcttctatgataacactggggccattgccatagccaaggagcccaggtttcaccggaaaaccaagcacatcaaacgccgctacaactccatccaggaccatgtccagagtggagtaatagatatttgtaaagtgcacacggatctaaatattgcagacccgttgactaaacctcttcctcgagcaaaacatgatcaacaccacaatgctatgcgtgttcgatacatcacaatgtaactagattattgactctagtgcaagtgggagactgttggaaatatgccctagaggcaataataaaatggttattatcatatttccttgttcatgataatcatctattattcatgctataattgtattaacaggaaacagtaatacatgtgtgaataaatagatcacaatgtgtccctagcaagcctatagttggctagctcgttgatcaatagatgatcatggtttcctgatcatggacattagatgtcattgataacggatcacatcattaggagaataatgtgatggacaagacccaatcctaagcatagcactagatcgtgttgttcatatgctaaagcttttttttaatgtcaagtgtcttttccttcgaccgtgagattgtgcaacttccggataccgtaggagtgctttgggtgtatcgaacgtcacaacgttattgggtgactataaaggtgcactacgggtacctccgtaagtgtctattgggttggtacgaatcgagatcgggatttgtcactccgtgtgacggagaggtatctctgggcccactcggtagaacatcatcatgaactcaatgtgactaaggagttagtcacaagatgacgtgctacggaacgagtaaagagacttaccggtaacgagattgaacaaggtataggtatatcgacgatcgaatctcgggcaagttctatagcgacaaacaaagggaattttatacgggattgattgaatccttgacatcatggttcatccgatgagatcatcgtggaatatatggtagccaccatgggtatccagatcccgctgatggttattggccagagagtgtctcggtgatgtctgcatgattcccgaacccgtagggtctacacacttaaggttcgatgacactatagggttatagggaattgttatacaaggttacagaaggatgtttggagtcccggatgagatctcggacgtcacgaggagctccggaatagtccaggggtaaagattgatatataggatggatgggtttggacaccggaaatgtttcgggcaccaccggcaaagtgccgggaccaccagaagggttccggaggcccaccgggaggggccacaagccccggaaggctacatgggccaagtgcgggagggaaccatcccataggtgggctggtgcgcccaccACACTCAGCTCAggtgcaccagagagggagggaggggaaaccctaggcgctggtgggcctaaggccctccTAGGGATgtaccaccccctctcctccctggccgccgcccccctctcccatctagggctgccgcccccctcaaggggaaaccctaaagggggcgtcacccctcccttccccctatatatagtgggggttttggcctttggagatacggttttccatctctctctcggcgcagccctgctcttcttcttcctcctctcccacggtgcttggcgaagccctgccgggagacctcgtctctccatagacaccacaccgtcgtgctgtcggagatcttccccaacctctccctcctccttgctggatcaaggtgcgggagacgtcaccgggctgcatgtgtgttgaacgcggaggtgccgtggttcggcacttgatcagaatcacaccgcgatctgaatcgccgcgagtacgactccatcaaccacgttctagcaacgtttCCGTAagaagaggttggggaagaggttggggaagatctccgacagcacgacggtgtggtgtctatGGACAGATCTTCTTccccaaaggtatgaagatgcactcacccctcgctCGTTGCCAGTCTCTCCATAAGAAGGTCTgattatggcgtaggaaaattttgaatttatgctacgttacccaacacgtcCGCGGCTGCCGGAGGAGGAACGAATGAGAGCGGACGACAGGAGCCCTAGTTTTGTCCGTCGCGGACCCATTTGTTGCCCAATTTTGCGCCCAGTTTGGGTCGGGATGGACAACGAGCGGACAGCAGGCGGACACACGCGTCCGTTTGGGTCATCCCGTTGGGCCAGCTTTTGTGTCGAGATGACCAAACGGACCAAATGGGTCGCTGCGTTGGGGTTGCTTTTAGTTTGTGTACTTGTCTCTTTTTTATCAATAGTTGTATTTTTCTCATTTTGAATTTATTTTACTAAATGACTTAGTATTATAGTACGAGATCAAATAAACTATAAGATCCAAGAAATTAATTAATTATCATATTATTTTAGATTTTATGACCTTTCAATGAGAACTATAAAATTTGCTGAAGCAAATAAAACAGAGATCAAATGAACGATAAGATGCAAGAAAGAAATTAGTTATTatattattttatattttatGATCTTTGAGCTATTACACGTCCAAACGAAGCATAAATTTTGTTGAAGCAAATGAAGGTAGCATAGACATTACAAGTAATTAGAATTACTATATCAATGTGACATGATATCATTATTTTGTTATAGCCGCAAGCAGTCTTGGCATTGGGGCCATATCAAGCTCCGTTAGACCCTCAAGAACTCTGACCACTTCACCCATTGTTGGCCGGTCCAACTCATTATCCTGGATACACCAACATGCTACATTGCCAACCCGTTCAACCTCATCCAAGCTGAAGTCACCATATAATTCTGGATCAACCAAACTCTGCAAATCTCCCTCATGAATCTTGCTGATGGTTCGCACAGGGAAAAAAGTGGCATGCTCGTTGCTGCTAGTGTGCACAACAGACGCATTCCTTCTTCCCGATATGATTTCCAACAGTACCATGCCAAAGCTGTAAACATCAACTTTTGATGTAATAGCAACCCCGCTAAGCCACTCCGGGGCAAGATATCCTGTAGTTCCCCTGAATGTAGTTAGAACCCGGCTAAAGTCCCTTCCTATGACCGATGCCAACCCAAAGTCTGCAATTTTAGGGACAAACGATTCATCGAGAAGTACATTTTCTGGCTTGATATCACAGTGTATGATGCATTCGCGGCAATTCTGATGCAGGTAGGACAATCCTCTAGCAACTCCGATGGCTATCTGATATCTGGTGCTCCAGTTGAGGACTGTGCCATTGCTCTGGAACAGATGGGAATCAAGAGAACCATTGCTCATGTGTTCATATACAAGTAGCCTCTTATCACCATGGCAACAGAAACCAACCAATTTGACCAGGTTGATGTGCTGGATTAGTCCAAGTGCACTTACCTCTGCCCTGAATTGCTTCTCTCCCTGACGCGCACCTTCAAGCCTTTTCACTGCTACACTAGTGAGGTCACTTAAAATTCCCTTAAACACAGTCCCAAATCCTCCTGCTCCCAGCTTCACTGAGAAATTCTTTGTAGCACGGCCCAAATCGGCGTATCTAAAGGCAACAACTCCGACACTACCTTGATTGGTGGCCTGTGATGACACACCACACCAGCTGAATCTGTTCCGTAAGATCACTAGTAGCAGCATGAGCATCAGGAACCCAAAACTGATAACACTTGCAGCAATGACAACTCCAGCTGCTGGTTTTCTTTTATCTCTTGTTGAACTCAGAACATCTCCGGCGGCAAGGCGAATATACAGAGTATATTCAGAGCTGACCTCGATGCCATCATCCTTGTTTACACTGAACAACTCCCCTTGCCAAACAGAGCATTTGCTGTCTTCGTAGGAGTAAGCAGTGCAGGAGCAGTTGCCGAGACAGGCCCATTCGCATTCGCTCCGAGTTGCAGCAGCATGCTGTAAGCTCCGGGGACCATAGGGCAGTGTCACACGAGCTATGGGGTGGAACACGTCTGTAGAACTCCTGTTGCCATTGCAATCCAGCGGAGTGTTTCTGGAGCACCCTCCTGTCCGATCACCGAGCTCCCAATCCTGGGGCGACGTCCTCGAGAAGCTCTCCATGCACTCGCATGGCGGGTGCGAGCTGCCGGTGCAGACGGTGAACGGTCCGCAGGCGGCGTATGGGGTGCAGGGATCGGCGGGCTCGACATAGATGCTATGCCATGCCTGGTTGTCCTGCGACCAGGACCACACGTTCAGCCTGGTCTGACCAAACACGTCGACGAAGAGGAACGAAGATATCTCATCTGGTGAGGTGTACATGTAGTACTCCTCCTGCCTATTGTTGACGTATTCCGGGACGACCATGCTTGTCTGTGGGCTCATGTGCAGCAGCTTCCTGAGTGCTGGGATCTGCATCGACGAGTGGTCGTCAGGCGACCACCACCAGTACACTTCGGAAGGGTAGCCTCGACGCCTGGCCGTCACCATCCTGGTGCCATTGGTTACCAGCCCCACGCTGAAGGAGCCGAGGCCTGTTGGCTTTGGTCCCGTACGACGCACCTCGTACGAGTACTTTCTGTGGAGGATGTATACACGCGTACGTACGCAGCAGTTAGTAGCCGTGCTAGCTGACGGCTTCGTCGAGGAAACACGTAGCGACTGGTTACACCTTCGATCCTAAGCAGCCAGGCATGCAGCTGGATTCTAGCTGGTCACGGCAGCTAGCTTGCACTAGCTAGTTTGTGTCTCGACGGAACACACACACAAACAGGCGATTTGATCGCTACGGGAGCGTGTTGCTCCTGAATATTTCTTTGTATTGATTTTCTGGTCTCTGGTACAAAGTTTACATGGGGTGCAAGTATATATATACTACTCAGCTGGACATAACCCAAACCGAGTAGGAATAGATATCCTAGATGATACCCACAGACACACGGACACGGGATTAACTCATATTCACCCCCTAATCACGATGTCCTTAATTCCGACCTGGGTCCCAAACACGACCGCTGCTTCTCATAACTGTCATCATCGGCATTGCCTTTGCCGTCCCTCGCAACATTTTATGGACCGTCTTTACTATCGTCAGCTCGTCCGTAGCTTGATGACAACACTCCTTTTTGGTCGTGTCTTCAATCTTCACCTCTTCTTTGGTGCTTTGTAGACTGTCTTTCGGATCATCAAGGTCACATCTTTTGAACCTGAGCgtgaccatactttggtctaactttgaattccaaactcttggcgcttgcatcagcccgtaaagtgccttcttgagcttgtcaacTTTCGCTTGTTCGTCTTTCTTCTCGCAGCTGAGGGGTTGTtctacgtacacttcttctgggagatcaccgttgaggaaagcggatttaacatccatatgatgaaccttccaatcctcttgtgctgccaaagctaggagcactctcaacgTCTCGAATCGAGCaactggtgcaaacacctcatcatagtcaactccttgacgttgtacgtagccctttgcaatgagtcttgccttgtacttcacaatggcaccttccgtgtccttctttaacttgtaaacccacttcaaacctatcatcttttggtttggaggtcgggttaccaaagtccacatgccattgctctcaatcgccttcatctcctcatccatggcgtgcgtccagctaggacttttgctcgcctctacgaagttcgccggctcctcaactccgaacagacatagtccggagtactcgagcgtaactggctttgtgtacttgtagactttcttgagggtcttgtagcgactaggccctgaggagtccgttgtggcttgcgaaggaggcgacacaaattgtgtcggtgttgatgcacttgagggagATGGCTGAGTCTCGgacgtgtcatcgacatccgcatcgtcggcgtagtcgtcgtgatcatgaccatcatcttgattgtcatcgtcactatgcacctcgttgtcgatgttgtcatcgagatctccacccgtgtcgtgcgcttcgttgtcgctatctccttgcgacctatgcacatcgtcgtcggtgtcggcaccatgatgatcactaccattgtggtcaccttggttgggagtcttgccaaccacctggacatccttccctgcatcatcatcagttggaaattcaaccgtgaatatgttaccgtttggagcatcgtcggctgtggtgctccaattccacgcttggttttcttcaaacacgacgtcgcgtgatatCCGTAGACGCTTAGTTTGTagatcgtagaagcggtatgccttggtgccggaactcctctcgtatccgatgaacaccatcttggtgctacgatcgacaAGCTTtcagaggtgcggctccgccgtcttcacatgtgccacgcacccgaatgtccgtagatgagacacattcggcttacgtccgtaaattgcttcatacggagtcttgccgatcaccgccttcgttggagcccggttgagaagatagactgcCGTCGAgatagcttctccccaaaaagtccccgacaggttcttgctcttgagtaaactccttgccatgtcaacgacggttcgattgcgcctttcaatgaCCCCGTTCTGCTACGGCGTGTAAGGtaccgtgaggaacctctttatgtcaATCTTCTcgtagtagtcgttgaactcattcgatgtAAACTCtcagccgcgatctgtccgtagagcgcgaaccttcaacttgtgttccatctccgttgcagccttcagcttcttgaatgcttcaaacgcctcatctttagatcgtaggagaacgacccacatatatcttgagtagtcgtctaccaagaggaagaaatacttctttcccgcgtgagttgctggggtgatagggccacatagatcaccatgaagcagctcgagtgcatcacttgcacgataggtagactgagcagggaacggcctgcggtgctgttttccaaccaagcacccgtcacatactcgatcaacatggtcgataaatggcatcccagataccatctccatccttgacatcttcttcaaggcgtagaagttaacgtgtccaaatctagcatgccataaccatgaatcatcatcactcttggcgagccaacactccggttgagattgatcaaggttgaggatatagagcctattccgtgtgcgattaacacgagctagcacgtttcggaggttgtcgaagatcgtgatcactccgttctcgatat harbors:
- the LOC123412128 gene encoding G-type lectin S-receptor-like serine/threonine-protein kinase At2g19130, whose amino-acid sequence is MPTLHMFLVLLLLSMHTIPPSAATKGDTLAPGQPFAVGDKLVSSNGKFALGFFQPGAGNISKSSTAPGWYLAIWFNKIHVTTPVWVGNRESPIAGADLRATQLQISEDGNLVILSKTTQSTVWSTNITSTRTNTSISNTRTNTSNTRTILLGSGNLVIESLSSEVLWESFDNPTDILLQSAKIGWNKVTGLNRVGISWKSRIDPGLGSFSVGLVTNGTRMVTARRRGYPSEVYWWWSPDDHSSMQIPALRKLLHMSPQTSMVVPEYVNNRQEEYYMYTSPDEISSFLFVDVFGQTRLNVWSWSQDNQAWHSIYVEPADPCTPYAACGPFTVCTGSSHPPCECMESFSRTSPQDWELGDRTGGCSRNTPLDCNGNRSSTDVFHPIARVTLPYGPRSLQHAAATRSECEWACLGNCSCTAYSYEDSKCSVWQGELFSVNKDDGIEVSSEYTLYIRLAAGDVLSSTRDKRKPAAGVVIAASVISFGFLMLMLLLVILRNRFSWCGVSSQATNQGSVGVVAFRYADLGRATKNFSVKLGAGGFGTVFKGILSDLTSVAVKRLEGARQGEKQFRAEVSALGLIQHINLVKLVGFCCHGDKRLLVYEHMSNGSLDSHLFQSNGTVLNWSTRYQIAIGVARGLSYLHQNCRECIIHCDIKPENVLLDESFVPKIADFGLASVIGRDFSRVLTTFRGTTGYLAPEWLSGVAITSKVDVYSFGMVLLEIISGRRNASVVHTSSNEHATFFPVRTISKIHEGDLQSLVDPELYGDFSLDEVERVGNVACWCIQDNELDRPTMGEVVRVLEGLTELDMAPMPRLLAAITK